The Leifsonia williamsii genome includes a region encoding these proteins:
- a CDS encoding ABC transporter permease — translation MTSAGTHAPTDPGRDRRHQHAAAGARPNGAGGPLDPPGSPTVTPPSATRTVAVLVSQRLRRDRWQLLVWLLSIGLLAAFSAASIAQTYGDATARAELVRLAIANPAILMLRGIPQGTGLASVTFFEIYTFLALLAGLMNTFLAVRHSRAEEESGRAELIGSTPAGRLLPTAATVAHGVLVNIVLALVAAGGFISAGLPVQGSLTAGAAIGGAGLAFLGVGLLFSQLMSTSRGANGYAAAVVLLAYLLNGIGDAIGTPVDSTHLAAGWPSWLSPIGWGQASAPYTADDGGPLLLQVALAAVLVGVVFGIQSVRDSGAGVFPERAGRRDALPTLSGPLGLAWRLLWPVILGWTLGGIATGLLAGALGSVVSNSLADDPSMSNIREAIGRIGAGGSGPLSQLFISAIFSIVGVLAAACAVQAVVRLRQEEASGSAETVLATPVSRVRWLLEFVLVGVVAVVLVLLGAAVASAVSAVGAGEDVARIGDSFAAAAAQLPVALSYLGVLTLVFVLLPAATAPVGWAALGLGAFIGVFGGLVKLPDWLRHVSPFADAPVVVGEPDWTGGYWMFGITLVALVASAVLIRRRDLATG, via the coding sequence ATGACCTCCGCGGGCACGCACGCCCCCACCGACCCCGGGCGGGACCGCCGCCACCAGCATGCTGCCGCCGGCGCCCGCCCGAATGGCGCCGGCGGGCCTCTCGACCCACCAGGATCGCCGACGGTCACGCCCCCGAGCGCCACCCGCACCGTCGCCGTCCTCGTGAGCCAGCGCCTCCGCCGCGACCGCTGGCAGCTGCTCGTGTGGCTGCTGAGCATCGGGCTGCTGGCCGCGTTCTCGGCCGCGAGCATCGCCCAGACCTATGGGGACGCCACGGCCAGGGCCGAGCTGGTGCGCCTCGCGATCGCGAACCCCGCGATCCTGATGCTCCGCGGCATCCCGCAGGGCACCGGCCTGGCGAGCGTCACGTTCTTCGAGATCTACACGTTCCTGGCGCTGCTCGCCGGACTGATGAACACCTTCCTCGCGGTGCGCCACTCGCGGGCGGAGGAGGAGTCGGGCAGGGCAGAGCTGATCGGCTCCACGCCCGCGGGTCGCCTGCTGCCGACCGCCGCGACGGTCGCGCACGGCGTGCTCGTGAACATCGTCCTGGCTCTGGTGGCCGCCGGCGGGTTCATCTCCGCCGGCCTGCCCGTCCAGGGCTCGCTCACGGCCGGAGCGGCGATCGGCGGTGCCGGCCTCGCCTTCCTGGGCGTCGGGCTGCTCTTCTCCCAGCTGATGTCGACCTCCCGCGGGGCGAACGGGTACGCCGCGGCGGTCGTCCTGCTCGCCTACCTGCTGAACGGCATCGGCGACGCGATCGGCACGCCGGTCGACAGCACGCACCTGGCGGCGGGCTGGCCGAGCTGGCTCAGCCCGATCGGCTGGGGGCAGGCGTCGGCGCCGTACACCGCGGACGACGGGGGGCCGTTGCTGCTGCAGGTGGCGCTGGCGGCCGTGCTCGTCGGCGTCGTGTTCGGCATCCAGTCGGTACGCGACTCCGGCGCCGGGGTCTTTCCCGAACGGGCCGGTCGGAGGGACGCTCTGCCCACGCTGAGCGGCCCGCTGGGGCTGGCATGGCGGCTGCTGTGGCCGGTCATCCTCGGCTGGACGCTCGGCGGCATCGCGACCGGCCTCCTGGCCGGCGCCCTCGGAAGCGTCGTCAGCAACTCGCTGGCCGACGACCCGAGCATGTCGAACATCCGGGAGGCCATCGGGCGGATCGGCGCGGGCGGGTCCGGTCCGCTGAGCCAGCTGTTCATCTCGGCGATCTTCTCGATCGTCGGTGTGCTGGCGGCGGCGTGCGCGGTTCAGGCCGTCGTCCGGCTCCGGCAGGAGGAGGCGAGCGGCTCGGCCGAGACCGTGCTGGCGACCCCCGTCTCCCGGGTCCGCTGGCTGCTCGAGTTCGTGCTGGTCGGTGTCGTCGCGGTGGTGCTGGTGCTGCTCGGCGCGGCCGTCGCCTCTGCCGTGTCGGCGGTCGGTGCCGGAGAGGATGTGGCCCGCATCGGCGACTCCTTCGCCGCCGCCGCCGCTCAGCTGCCCGTGGCGCTCTCGTACCTCGGCGTGCTGACGCTGGTGTTCGTGCTGCTTCCAGCGGCGACCGCGCCCGTCGGCTGGGCGGCGCTCGGTCTCGGCGCCTTCATCGGCGTCTTCGGCGGGCTGGTGAAGCTCCCGGACTGGCTGCGCCACGTCTCCCCGTTCGCCGACGCCCCCGTGGTCGTCGGCGAACCGGACTGGACCGGGGGATACTGGATGTTCGGGATAACACTCGTGGCGCTCGTCGCCTCCGCCGTGCTGATCCGCCGCCGCGACCTCGCGACCGGCTGA
- a CDS encoding GbsR/MarR family transcriptional regulator gives MAKDEAALREMREHAAAVLAGAGFPKMPARVLMALTVTEQDGMTAAELAEALDVSPAAISGGVRYLQTIGIVRRLSQTGSRRDRYQLPSDWYALMVRNSPIYGVLAAQADAGLAAVDDPASPATERLADMAGFYRFLQERLPELIGEWEQVRASRR, from the coding sequence GTGGCGAAGGACGAAGCGGCCCTGCGCGAGATGCGCGAGCACGCCGCCGCCGTGCTCGCGGGCGCCGGCTTCCCGAAGATGCCCGCCCGCGTGCTCATGGCGTTGACCGTCACGGAGCAGGACGGCATGACCGCCGCCGAGCTCGCCGAGGCCCTCGACGTGAGCCCTGCGGCGATCTCGGGAGGCGTCCGCTACCTCCAGACCATCGGCATCGTCCGCCGCCTCAGCCAGACGGGCAGCCGCCGCGACCGCTATCAGCTGCCGAGCGACTGGTACGCGCTCATGGTGCGCAACAGCCCGATCTACGGCGTGCTCGCCGCGCAGGCCGACGCGGGGCTCGCGGCCGTCGACGACCCCGCCTCGCCCGCGACAGAGCGACTGGCCGACATGGCGGGCTTCTACCGCTTCCTGCAGGAGCGCCTCCCCGAGCTGATCGGGGAGTGGGAGCAGGTGCGCGCGAGCAGGCGCTGA
- a CDS encoding M13 family metallopeptidase: MTLASGIATDDLDPATRPQDDLFRHVNGRWLDRTEIPADKARWGSFMILAEEAEAAVREIVEAAQTAPEGTEERKFGDLFASFMDEERIDALGVQPIAAQLALASDASSISELLQTLATLERHGVAGFYQLFVDNDPGDPERYLVFVEQGGISLPDESYFREERFAPVREAFVAHIQRMFELAGVDDAAARAQRVFDLETDIAKCHWDNVQSRDSEKTYNLYSWADASALFAGGGGDPQASLDAWATSLDAPEGALAEVVLRQPSFTSGIAALLTETRLQAWKDWLAWQIIHGAAPYLTGDFVDANFDFYGRTLTGTPEMRVRWKRGVSLVESAMGEAVGRIYVERHFPPQAKEAMDELVANLVEAYRQSIRSLPWMGEQTRERALDKLGKFTPKIGFPVKWRDYSALEVDPTDLVGNVRAAALFEFHRELGKIGKPLDRDEWFMTPQTINAYYNPGFNEIVFPAAILQYPFFDAGRDAAANYGAIGAVIGHEIGHGFDDQGSKFDGDGRLQDWWTADDRAAFEKRTANLIAQYDALAPAQVPDHHVNGALTIGENIGDLGGLGIAWKAYLLSLDGQEPPVIDGLTGAQRFFLSWAQAWQQKGRDAEVIRLLAIDPHAPNEFRCNQIVRNIDAFYETFGVSDSDALWLAPEERVTIW, translated from the coding sequence ATGACGCTCGCTTCCGGCATCGCCACCGACGACCTCGACCCCGCGACCCGCCCTCAGGACGACCTGTTCCGGCACGTCAACGGCCGCTGGCTCGACCGCACCGAGATCCCCGCCGACAAGGCGCGCTGGGGCTCGTTCATGATCCTGGCGGAGGAGGCGGAGGCCGCCGTCCGCGAGATCGTCGAGGCCGCTCAGACCGCGCCGGAGGGCACGGAAGAGCGCAAGTTCGGCGACCTGTTCGCCAGCTTCATGGACGAGGAGCGCATCGACGCCCTCGGGGTCCAGCCGATCGCGGCCCAGCTCGCTCTCGCGAGCGACGCCTCCAGCATCTCCGAGCTGCTGCAGACGCTCGCCACGCTGGAGCGTCACGGCGTCGCCGGCTTCTACCAGCTCTTCGTCGACAACGACCCCGGCGACCCCGAGCGCTACCTCGTGTTCGTGGAGCAGGGCGGCATCTCGTTGCCCGACGAGTCGTACTTCCGCGAGGAGCGGTTCGCGCCGGTGCGCGAGGCGTTCGTGGCGCACATCCAGCGCATGTTCGAGCTGGCCGGCGTCGACGACGCCGCCGCGCGGGCCCAGCGGGTGTTCGACCTCGAGACCGACATCGCGAAGTGCCACTGGGACAACGTGCAGTCGCGCGACTCCGAGAAGACGTACAACCTCTACAGCTGGGCCGACGCATCCGCGCTGTTCGCGGGCGGCGGCGGAGACCCGCAGGCGTCGCTCGACGCGTGGGCCACCTCGCTCGATGCGCCGGAGGGTGCGCTCGCCGAGGTCGTGCTGCGGCAGCCGTCCTTCACCTCCGGGATCGCGGCGCTGCTCACCGAGACGCGCCTGCAGGCCTGGAAGGACTGGCTGGCATGGCAGATCATCCACGGCGCCGCGCCGTACCTGACCGGCGACTTCGTCGACGCGAACTTCGACTTCTACGGCCGCACGCTCACCGGCACGCCCGAGATGCGCGTGCGCTGGAAGCGCGGCGTCTCCCTCGTCGAGAGCGCGATGGGCGAGGCCGTCGGCCGCATCTACGTCGAGCGGCACTTCCCGCCGCAGGCGAAGGAGGCGATGGACGAGCTGGTCGCCAACCTGGTCGAGGCGTACCGCCAGAGCATCCGCAGCCTCCCGTGGATGGGCGAGCAGACGCGCGAGCGCGCCCTGGACAAGCTCGGCAAGTTCACGCCCAAGATCGGCTTCCCGGTGAAGTGGCGCGACTACTCGGCGCTCGAGGTGGACCCGACCGACCTCGTCGGCAACGTGCGCGCGGCCGCGCTGTTCGAGTTCCACCGCGAGCTCGGCAAGATCGGCAAGCCGCTGGACCGCGACGAGTGGTTCATGACGCCGCAGACGATCAACGCGTACTACAACCCCGGCTTCAACGAGATCGTGTTCCCTGCGGCGATCCTGCAGTACCCGTTCTTCGACGCCGGCCGCGACGCCGCCGCCAACTACGGCGCGATCGGAGCGGTGATCGGGCACGAGATCGGCCACGGCTTCGACGACCAGGGCTCCAAGTTCGACGGCGACGGCCGCCTGCAGGACTGGTGGACGGCCGACGACCGCGCCGCCTTCGAGAAGCGCACGGCGAACCTCATCGCGCAGTACGACGCCCTCGCTCCCGCGCAGGTGCCCGACCACCACGTCAACGGCGCTCTCACCATCGGCGAGAACATCGGCGACCTGGGCGGCCTCGGCATCGCCTGGAAGGCGTACCTGCTGTCCCTCGACGGCCAGGAGCCGCCCGTGATCGACGGGCTCACCGGCGCGCAGCGGTTCTTCCTCTCGTGGGCGCAGGCCTGGCAGCAGAAGGGCCGCGACGCCGAGGTGATCCGCCTGCTCGCGATCGATCCGCACGCGCCGAACGAGTTCCGCTGCAACCAGATCGTGCGCAACATCGACGCCTTCTACGAGACGTTCGGAGTGTCCGACAGCGACGCACTGTGGCTGGCGCCGGAGGAGCGCGTCACCATCTGGTGA
- a CDS encoding serine hydrolase: MTTQTQESERRTRHAGARRGRHRGPIGDREAFARAFAALGQLAVQGVQVSARATDLATGEVLFSVDDHVVMPTASIGKVLLLVEVAARLQTGELSPLATLDRLPQDAAGDSGIWHHLHVPSLPVADLAALVGASSDNLATNVLLRRVGLEAVSARTEALGLTRTALLDLVRDHRGPDDAPQLSVGSANELTWLFSALARGEVVSPATSQRVISWLSLNSDFSLVSSAFGLDPHSHRHAEHGILLVNKTGTDAGVRSEVGVLRGPRAGVTYAVSTYFDDTSLPARLAVIDGMRTVGLDLLEYVF; this comes from the coding sequence GTGACGACGCAGACCCAGGAGTCCGAGCGGCGCACCCGTCATGCGGGTGCGCGACGCGGGAGGCACCGGGGTCCGATCGGTGATCGCGAGGCGTTCGCGCGCGCCTTCGCCGCCCTCGGCCAGCTGGCCGTCCAGGGCGTGCAGGTCTCGGCGCGCGCCACCGACCTCGCCACCGGCGAGGTGCTCTTCTCGGTCGACGACCACGTCGTGATGCCGACCGCCAGCATCGGCAAGGTGCTGCTGCTGGTAGAGGTCGCGGCCCGGCTGCAGACCGGTGAGCTGAGCCCGCTGGCGACGCTCGACAGGCTGCCGCAAGACGCCGCCGGCGACTCCGGCATCTGGCACCACCTCCACGTGCCGTCCCTTCCCGTGGCAGACCTCGCGGCCCTCGTCGGCGCATCGAGCGACAACCTCGCGACCAATGTGCTGCTGCGCCGGGTCGGGCTGGAGGCGGTGAGCGCCCGTACGGAGGCGCTCGGCCTCACGCGCACGGCCCTCCTCGACCTCGTCCGCGACCACCGCGGCCCGGACGACGCTCCGCAGCTCTCGGTCGGCAGCGCCAACGAGCTCACCTGGCTGTTCTCGGCCCTCGCCCGAGGCGAGGTCGTCAGCCCGGCGACGAGCCAGCGCGTCATCTCGTGGCTGTCGCTCAACAGCGACTTCTCCCTCGTCTCCAGCGCATTCGGCCTCGACCCGCACTCGCACCGGCACGCCGAGCACGGCATCCTGCTCGTCAACAAGACGGGCACCGACGCCGGCGTGCGCAGCGAGGTCGGCGTGCTGCGCGGCCCGCGTGCCGGCGTGACTTACGCGGTCTCCACCTACTTCGACGACACCAGCCTCCCGGCCCGCCTCGCCGTCATCGACGGGATGCGCACGGTCGGGCTCGACCTGCTGGAGTACGTGTTCTGA
- a CDS encoding NAD-dependent epimerase/dehydratase family protein, with the protein MHADDTRTAMIIGGTGQIGSAVARRLAHDGWSVLVAHRGEHAGDAALAELDVTSIRLDREDTTSLVERAHGHDLVLDTVAYEPRHADQLAQLAGEVGSLVVISTGSVYLGRDGGYLDVVTGPDDFPDYPLPLRESDPTVDNAERTYSPLKAALERRLLEVDDLPVSILRPGAIHGPFSPALREWYFIKRALDGRRRVVLADGGRNRFSTSSTVNIAELVALCAAQPGKRVLNAVDDDNPSVAEIATAVYRALDQHVELDVFDGPPLESVGATPWTVAHPLVMSMAKAQVDLGYRAVARYADAVATAVDWAVREVRAAERHGEGWETVFPALARRAAADGWFDYAAEDAYLDGRG; encoded by the coding sequence ATGCATGCGGACGACACGCGCACGGCCATGATCATCGGAGGGACCGGGCAGATCGGGTCGGCGGTGGCGCGGCGGCTCGCGCACGACGGCTGGTCCGTGCTCGTCGCCCACCGCGGCGAGCACGCTGGCGACGCCGCCCTCGCCGAGCTCGACGTCACCAGCATCCGTCTCGACCGGGAGGACACGACCTCCCTCGTGGAGCGGGCCCACGGTCACGACCTGGTGCTCGACACCGTCGCCTACGAGCCGCGGCACGCCGACCAGCTCGCGCAGCTCGCCGGCGAGGTGGGATCGCTCGTCGTGATCTCGACCGGTTCGGTCTACCTCGGGCGCGACGGCGGCTACCTCGACGTCGTCACCGGGCCCGACGACTTCCCCGACTATCCGCTGCCGCTGCGCGAGAGCGACCCGACCGTCGACAACGCCGAGCGCACCTACTCGCCCCTCAAGGCGGCGCTGGAGCGGCGGCTGCTGGAGGTCGACGACCTGCCCGTGAGCATCCTGCGGCCCGGAGCCATCCACGGGCCGTTCAGCCCGGCGCTGCGCGAGTGGTACTTCATCAAGCGAGCCCTCGACGGCCGGCGCCGCGTGGTGCTGGCGGACGGCGGCCGCAACCGGTTCAGCACCTCCTCGACCGTCAACATCGCCGAGCTGGTCGCGCTGTGCGCCGCCCAGCCGGGCAAGCGGGTGCTCAACGCCGTGGACGACGACAACCCGTCCGTGGCCGAGATCGCGACCGCGGTCTACCGGGCACTCGATCAGCACGTCGAGCTGGACGTCTTCGACGGCCCACCGCTGGAGTCGGTGGGAGCGACACCGTGGACGGTCGCGCATCCCCTCGTGATGAGCATGGCGAAGGCGCAGGTCGACCTCGGCTACCGGGCAGTGGCCCGCTACGCCGACGCGGTCGCCACCGCTGTGGACTGGGCCGTACGGGAGGTCCGGGCCGCGGAGCGGCACGGAGAAGGCTGGGAGACCGTCTTCCCCGCGCTGGCCCGGCGGGCGGCGGCCGACGGCTGGTTCGACTACGCGGCGGAGGACGCCTACCTGGACGGCAGGGGCTGA